The Dickeya poaceiphila DNA window CATTACGTTGGGCGCGGGAGCTGCGGAGGTACTTATTACCCCGTAAATCGAGTACCGGAATACGTAGTAAAGCAGTGGTATATGGTGGCTATAGCTCAGTTGGTAGAGCCCTGGATTGTGATTCCAGTTGTCGTGGGTTCGAGTCCCATTAGCCACCCCAAATTTTAAGTTTGTGATATGCGAAGGTGGCGGAATTGGTAGACGCGCTAGCTTCAGGTGTTAGTGTCCTCAGGACGTGAGGGTTCAAGTCCCTCTCTTCGCACCACACAAACGAAAATAGCAGTACCGTGTTACATCATGATCGGCGAGTAGCGCAGCTTGGTAGCGCAACTGGTTTGGGACCAGTGGGTCGGAGGTTCGAATCCTCTCTCGCCGACCATCCCATTCTTAAGAAACGGCAGTCCAGACGGGCTGCCGTTTTTTGCTTTTAGCGCATCAACATTCTTTACAAAACTTCGTGGTGTTGAGGCTATAAGCCACTTATTCCGCCTTACTGCTTTCCAGCACCTTATCGCTACCGAAATATTTCTCTGCCAGCGCTTTTAGCTGACCATTCTGACGCAGTTCCTGCAGCTGTTGATTAAACTCCGCCAGTAATTTGTTACCTTCCGGTGTTCTGGCAAATGGAAAGGCGACTTGCTCGTTGGAGATGGGGTTACCGACCAGTTTTAGCGGCAAGTGGCGTTTGTTAATTTCTGCCAGCAGGATAGGGCGCGAGTTGACATAGCCCTGAACACGGTTATTGATAACATCATTCATGGCGCCATCGCGGGTTTCATAGGTGCGAATGGTGACGTCATTATTGGGGAACGCATTGCGCAGATTGGTGACATGAGTAGAACCCAGCACGCCAGACACCGTTTTACCTTTAAGATCATCCAGAGATTGAATGTTTTTGTTGTTAATGCTGGTGACGATTTGCGATGCGTAGTTGAGATACGTGTTGGTGAAGTTGTATTTTTTCTGACGCTCGGTTGTTTTCACAAAATTATTGGCGACCGTATCCAGTTTTCCTGCTTCCAACTGGCCCATCAGTCCGCTGAAATCAGCGGTGGTCCAGGTAATCTGGTAGCCCAGTTTGTGGGCGATGGTTTCCGCCACTTCTACATCATAACCCACTAACGTGCCGTTCTCTTTATAAGACCCAGGGAAACTTTGACCGGTGGTGCCCACGCGTAGCACTTTATTCTGTGTCTCCGTACTCTTGTTGTTATCACAGCCTACCAGTATTACTGCGGCAAACAAGGGGAGTAGTGCGATGCTGAGGTAGCGAGTCAGTCGGGTTTTTTTCATTACGGGATTCCTGTCTGAGTGTTCCTGGTTTAAATAAGGTCGAATTTAAAATGAAATAAGTGACAACGAGCTCATCAACTCTGGGGGGAAGTAATCGCAGGTAAAAAAAACAGTTGGATGCGTATTAACGAAGGTGATGGAACGTTATCTGTGATGGTGACTATATCATTCAAAATAAAGGAAATTTATATCTTCATGTTATATCTTATCATTATTTGAGTGGTTACAACGTGCAGGCAGGATTTTACTATTGTGTTCTGTAGGCTGTGCTTATTGGTTGGTGCAGCAGAGAGAAATCAAGGAATTGACGTGTTTGCCATAAAATCCCCAGGGGTCTATCACCATCAGTCTGGCTTGCTGTCACGCGTAGGTGAACTCATTGCACCGTTTTCGGGTCGTATCGCTATATTAACCAGCCCGCGAGCCTGGGATGCGGTGAAAAGTACGTTGTCCGAGAGTTTGGCGAAGGCTGACGTACAGTTTGATGTGCATCTGTTGGAAGGTGAGTGCACACGTGATGCCATCGCATACCATCGGCATGAAATCGCCCAGGATGGTGTTCATTTTGTGTTGGGTGTCGGCGGTGGCCGAGTGATGGACTGTGCCAAAGCGGTGGCTGACGGGTTAGACAACGGTCAGGTAGCGACCTTGCCGACGATTGCCGCTACCTGCGCCGCCTGGTCTCCCATCAGCATTTTGTATGATGATCAGGGCGGTCATCAGGGAACGCAGGTATTACAGCGTATGCCTGAGATGGTGCTGGTAGACAGCGATGTGATTGCCCGTAGCGATGTGCGTTATCTGAAGGCAGGAATCGTCGATGCCCTTGCCAAATGGTATGAGTTTCAACCCTATCTGGCGAAAAACAGCGATAATCTGGCGCTTAACCTCAAGGTACAAGCAGCAGCGCTGGCGAAAGACACCTTTATACAGTGGGGAGAACAAGCCTTGCATGACAATGCCGAACAGCGGGTCACGCGGGCATTGCAAAAGGTGATTGATGCCAATATTGCCTTGGCAGGTCTGGCTAACAGTATGCGGGATGATTCACCCTCACCTGGCGTGGCCCACGCGATTCATAATCGCATGACACACGTCCCTGAACTGCATGACTGGCTACACGGTGAGAAAGTAGGATACGGATTGCGAGTACAGTCGCTGCTGGCGCGTGGTGACGGTTCGGTTGAACCCGATTTACTGGCGCACTTACAGCGTTATGATGCTCCCGCACGTTTACCGGTGGCGGAGGCGCGCTATGCCGAACTGGCAGAAACACTGTCTGAAACCTTTACATTTCCCAAAGACAGTGCCGTGCTACTGCCATTTTCGCTCACACCAGAGGCGATTCGGCACGCAGTGCTTGCGACGCAGTACAGCGCCTGATTTGCTTTTACGCCTGACTGCTGCACACTTCTTTTGGCATTATTATTCATTACATTGGTAGTTAAATGGAGGTGTGTATGTCAGTTGTCGAACCGATTGAGAAACAATTTGCCGCTTATAACGCCCATGATTTAACCGCCTTTTCTGCCTGTTTTCATGAGGATTTCCGTGCTTATCGTATGCCATCGGCAAGCCCGTCCATGGTCGGGAAAACGGCGCTGGAGGCGTTTTATCGTGAACATCGTTTTAATAACCCGGCACTACGTGCTGAATTGGTGTCCCGTACAGTACTGGGTAATCAGGTTTTTGATCATGAAAAGATTTACGGACTCAGTCCTGATCCAATCGAAAGTATCGCTGTGTTTGAAGTGAAAGGCGGGGTGATTACCACGGCGTGGTTCTATTTTGCATAGTCATCACTGTTGCATAGTCGTCACTACCGCACCGCGTAATTATGCAGATGTCATGATTTCTTTCAGGGGAACTAAAGGCGACTAAAGCTCAGTGGCTGTGCCCCTGAGCAATTCCTATCCGGCGTTCTGTCAGTAATCTGTTTGTTGATTTCAAAAAATAATTACTGACGGAATCATAAAACAATAAAGAATATATTAGATCGATCAAATATATAGGCGGGAATATCGCCATGATATAGTCGCTGGCAAACAGCAGCGTCATCTTGACCCACCTCCCTTTTCCCCATTATTACAATGTAAACGAGTGAGTTATGGCATCACATTTGATTGATTTTCTTTTGATTGGAAATAACTTTGGCACACCAGAAATGCGCGCCGTATGGTCAGAGCACAATCGCCTGACTCGCCAGGTTGACGTGGAAATCGCGTTAGCGCTGGCAGAGGGCGAACTGGGTGTCATTCCGCAAGATGCGGCCAACACCATTGCTTCCCATGCCAACGCCAGCGCCCTGAATATTGAAGAAATAGCTCAGGATGCGGTGCGTATGAAGCACTCTCTGATGCCGACTATCACTGCTATTCAGAAGCAGTGCGGCGACGCTGGCGAATATATCCATTACGGCGTGACCACGCAGGATGTGGTGGATACCGCCACCGTGCTGCAATTGCGTCAGGCATTCGATATTGTGGTGCGCGACACCCGGCTGGTCGCTATCGAACTGAAACGGCTGGCGAAGAAACATCAACATACGTTGATGACGGGCCGTACCCATGGTATGCAGGCCATGCCGACCACCTTCGGTTTCAAGCTGGCGGTATGGCTGGACGAGTTCGTACGGCACCTGCAACGTCTGAATGAAATTCGTGAGCGCGTGCTGGTCGGCAACATTAACGGTGCTATCGGTACCTACGCTTCATTTGGTGAACTGGGACCTAAAATTGAACGCCACACTCTGGCTCGTCTGGGCTTGAATACCCCGAATATCGGCTGGCAGTCCGCCCGTGACCGTTTCTCGGAATACGCGTCGGTAGCCGTGCTGATCAGCGGTACGCTCGGTAAAATCGGCAACGAGTTGTACAACCTGATGCGCACCGAAATCAACGAAATCGAAGAGCCGTTCTCCGAAGGGAAGATCGGTTCTACCACTATGCCGCACAAACGCAATCCGGCGGCGCTGGAAGGGCTGGCGAGCCTGACGGCACCGCTGTTCAAGAGCGCGGCTCTGATCCACGAATCGATGAAAGTCGAGCACGAGCGTGACGCCATGAGCTGGCGCGCGGAATGGATAGCCCTGCCGGAAATCAACATCTATCTGTCGGCGCAACTGCAAAACGCGCTCGGTATCCTGCGCGGTATGTCGGTGAATGAAAAACAGATGCGCGCCAATCTGGACTTGCAAAACGGCCTGTTGCTGTCGGAAAAGGTGATGTTTGAAATCGGCAAACTGCTTGGTAAGCAGACTGCCCATCATCTGGTATACGAATGCTCGATGGCGGCATTTGAGCAGAACCGTGAATTTAAGGCGTTACTGCTGGAGCATCCGGTACTGTCGCAGCACCTGACGGCTGCTATGCTTGATGCCTGGCTGGACCCGGCGAATTACGTTGGCAGTGCACCGCAGAAAGTGGACGAGGTGATCCGCTACGCGGATGGCAGCGGCCTGCTGGCTGAGTGACGGGAGACACGATGAGTACCGTATTTCGTCAGGCCACGGCTGCCGATGATGACGCGTTTCTGGCGCTGGCGCTGGCTGCCTATGCGCCGGTACGTGAGCTTGGCATCAAGTTTGATGCTGCCTATGCGGACATCGACATGGCGCGTCGCCATCTGCGCAGCAACGGCGTGTATGTGATGGAGAAAGACGGGCGTCTGGCTGCGTCTATCACCATTCGTTATCCGTGGGGGCCGAATCCCGGTCCTTACGGGTTGCCGCACCTCGGCTGGTTCGCCACTCATCCGGATTTCAAACAACAAGGTCTGGGCAAACAGATGCTGGACTGGCTGGAACAGGTGGTGCTGAAAGAGCAGTTAAAAGCGCCCGCTGTAACGCTGGGTACCGCCAAACAGCACCCCTGGTTGCTGGAAATGTACCGGAAATATGGCTTTCAGGAAGTCGGCCAGGCGGATTTAGGAAAAGGACACCTCACGATTTATATGCGAAAAGTCCTGGATCAGGACCTTTATCACCACTGGGAAAAGAAACACCCCTGAGAGGCGTTATTCGATGACAATGAAAAAAATTATCCTCCCTGTTTTAGCCTTGTCAGCCGCTATTCTGGTAGCCGGTTGCGATTCTCAGAACAGCAATGAAAAAGTACTGCGCATCGGCGCAACCGGGCAGAGTTACCCCAGTTCGTTCAAGCAAGACAACAAACTGGTCGGGTTTGACGTGGAAGTGGCGGAAACCATCGCTAACGATCTGAACTACAAAGTAGAGTGGGTCACGGCGGATTTCAGTGGCCTGATGGGGCAACTGGAAGCCAGCAAGCTGGACACTATCGCCAACGTGGTGGCGATTACCCCGGCACGTCAGGAGAAATACAATTTCTCGCAGCCTTACAGCTACTACGGCAGTCAGATCGTCACACATAAAGACAACACCAGCATCAATACGCTGGATGATTTGAAAGGAAAAACCGTGGCGGGCGTGCTGGGTTCCAACCACGTCACCAATCTGAAAAAGGCCTTTGCCGACGGCAGCGTGACTATTCGCACCTATGAAACTCGCGATGGCGCGATGAGCGATGCGCTGGCCAAGCGTGTTGAAGGTTACATCAACTCCCGCCCGATCCTGCTGGCGGAAATCAACAAACGCAACCTGCCGTTCAAGATGGTAGGTGAGCCACTGGTGATAGAGCAGGTCGGCTTCCCGTTCCATAAAGATCAGAAAGGTGACGAACTGCGCAAGAAGTTCGATGACGAACTGACCAAAATGCGCAACGACGGTCGCCTGAAAACCCTGTCTGTCAAATACTTCGGTGAGGATATCACCGCGGGCAAATAACCTCGCTGGCTCACTTAACTTCTGCGGCGCCAGCTCGATTGCGGGCTGGCGTTCGCTGTAATGGTATGGCTCATGAATATCGATCTTTCCTACCTGTTGAAGGTATTTCCCCAGGTACTGATGTACTTGCCCACCACGCTGCTGTTGGCGGTGGTGTCGATGTTATTTGCGATTGTGCTAGGACTGATGCTGGCGCTGGTTCGTGAGAGCCGGTTTGTTGTGGTGTCGAAACTGGTGGAACTCTATATTTCGTTGTTTCGTGGCATCCCGTCGCTGGTACAGCTGTTCATTATCTATTTCGGTCTGCCGCAACTGTTTCCGTCACTGAATGGCCTGTCTGCCATGACAGCGGCGATTATCGGGTTCAGCCTGAAAAACTCCGCTTATATGGCGGAAATTTTCCGGGCGGCGCTGGCATCGGTAGATTTTGGTCAAACCGAAGCCGGTCTGTCGGTAGGAATGAGCAAAGTACAAATTTACCGTCGTATTGTGCTGCCACAGGCGATGCTCAATGCGCTGCCTGCGACCGGCAACACCTTTATTTCGCTGATTAAAGACACCTCGGTAGCTTTTGCCCTTGGCGTGTCGGAACTGTTTGCCGAAGGCAAGATGATTGCAGCCGAATCGCTGCGTTTCTTCGAAACCTTCCTGGTGGTGGGGCTGATTTACTGGCTGCTCATCGTGGTTTATTCCTGGCTGCAGTCTCAGCTGGAGAAGAAACTCAGCCATTCACGGCAGCGTTAAGGAGCCGACATGATTAGTGTAAAAAATCTGACTAAACGTTTTGGCGAGCAGGTGGTGCTGAACAATATCAGCCTGGATATCGCCAAGGGGGAAGTGGTGGCGATCATCGGGCCTTCCGGTTCGGGTAAATCTACCCTGCTGCGATGCCTGAATTTGCTGGAAAAACCAGAGTCTGGGGTGATTGTTATCGGCGAGCAGTCGTTGGATACCCGCCGCTATACCAGCAAGGAAGAGTATGCGCTTCGGCGTCAGACGGCGATGGTGTTTCAGAACTACAATCTGTTCAAAAACAAAACTGCGTTGGAAAACATCACCGAAGCGCTGATTGTGGTGAAGAAGATGCCGAAAAAGCAGGCGGACGAGATAGGGCTGTCGCTGCTGGAATTGGTGGGGTTGTTGCCGCAGGCGCACCAGTACCCGGTAACGCTGTCCGGCGGTCAGCAGCAGCGTGTCAGTATCGCCCGTGCACTGGCGGTGGAGCCGAAGGCGATTTTGTTTGACGAACCGACCTCGGCGCTCGATCCGGAGCGCGTGCATGAAGTGTTACAGGTGATTCAGAAACTGGCGGGGCAGAACACCACCATGGTGATCGTGACCCATGAAATGCAGTTCGCCAAAGAAGTGGCTGACCGGGTGATCTTTATGGCTGACGGGCACATCGTTGAACAAGGCCCGGCGGAGCAAGTGATCAGCTTCTCCGATAATCCGCAGACCCGTCGCTTCCTGCGGCAACTCACCACGATTCAGGAACCATCAGAGTTCGATATCTGATCGATAACCTATTCACCTGTGGGCCTGTCCTGTGATTTCAGGGCAGAAGAAGAGGAGTCCCCGACATGAAAGAGCATTCGCAGTTTGCGCCGTTGGCGCAGTTTATTCAGGCGTTTCGGCATGACCTGCATCAGCACCCGGAATTGTCCAATCACGAGTTTGAAACCACGAAAAAAATCCGTGCCGCACTGGAGAAAGAAGGGATTCGCATACTTGATCTGCCGCTGAAAACCGGTCTGGTGGCGGAAGTGGGTGGCCTGCAAGACGGTCCGCTGGTTGTCGTGCGTTCCGATATTGATGCCCTGCCGATTGAGGAAGAGTCCGGCGTCGCATTCAGTTCAAAAAATGCCGGGGTGATGCACGCCTGTGGACACGATTTTCACTCATCGGCGGCGCTGGGTGCGGCGATTTTGCTTAAACGCATCGAATCGGAGCTGAAAGGCACCGTGCGTATTTTATTTCAGGCTGCTGAAGAAAC harbors:
- a CDS encoding amino acid ABC transporter substrate-binding protein gives rise to the protein MKKTRLTRYLSIALLPLFAAVILVGCDNNKSTETQNKVLRVGTTGQSFPGSYKENGTLVGYDVEVAETIAHKLGYQITWTTADFSGLMGQLEAGKLDTVANNFVKTTERQKKYNFTNTYLNYASQIVTSINNKNIQSLDDLKGKTVSGVLGSTHVTNLRNAFPNNDVTIRTYETRDGAMNDVINNRVQGYVNSRPILLAEINKRHLPLKLVGNPISNEQVAFPFARTPEGNKLLAEFNQQLQELRQNGQLKALAEKYFGSDKVLESSKAE
- a CDS encoding iron-containing alcohol dehydrogenase family protein codes for the protein MFAIKSPGVYHHQSGLLSRVGELIAPFSGRIAILTSPRAWDAVKSTLSESLAKADVQFDVHLLEGECTRDAIAYHRHEIAQDGVHFVLGVGGGRVMDCAKAVADGLDNGQVATLPTIAATCAAWSPISILYDDQGGHQGTQVLQRMPEMVLVDSDVIARSDVRYLKAGIVDALAKWYEFQPYLAKNSDNLALNLKVQAAALAKDTFIQWGEQALHDNAEQRVTRALQKVIDANIALAGLANSMRDDSPSPGVAHAIHNRMTHVPELHDWLHGEKVGYGLRVQSLLARGDGSVEPDLLAHLQRYDAPARLPVAEARYAELAETLSETFTFPKDSAVLLPFSLTPEAIRHAVLATQYSA
- a CDS encoding nuclear transport factor 2 family protein, with the protein product MSVVEPIEKQFAAYNAHDLTAFSACFHEDFRAYRMPSASPSMVGKTALEAFYREHRFNNPALRAELVSRTVLGNQVFDHEKIYGLSPDPIESIAVFEVKGGVITTAWFYFA
- the purB gene encoding adenylosuccinate lyase, with protein sequence MASHLIDFLLIGNNFGTPEMRAVWSEHNRLTRQVDVEIALALAEGELGVIPQDAANTIASHANASALNIEEIAQDAVRMKHSLMPTITAIQKQCGDAGEYIHYGVTTQDVVDTATVLQLRQAFDIVVRDTRLVAIELKRLAKKHQHTLMTGRTHGMQAMPTTFGFKLAVWLDEFVRHLQRLNEIRERVLVGNINGAIGTYASFGELGPKIERHTLARLGLNTPNIGWQSARDRFSEYASVAVLISGTLGKIGNELYNLMRTEINEIEEPFSEGKIGSTTMPHKRNPAALEGLASLTAPLFKSAALIHESMKVEHERDAMSWRAEWIALPEINIYLSAQLQNALGILRGMSVNEKQMRANLDLQNGLLLSEKVMFEIGKLLGKQTAHHLVYECSMAAFEQNREFKALLLEHPVLSQHLTAAMLDAWLDPANYVGSAPQKVDEVIRYADGSGLLAE
- a CDS encoding GNAT family N-acetyltransferase — its product is MSTVFRQATAADDDAFLALALAAYAPVRELGIKFDAAYADIDMARRHLRSNGVYVMEKDGRLAASITIRYPWGPNPGPYGLPHLGWFATHPDFKQQGLGKQMLDWLEQVVLKEQLKAPAVTLGTAKQHPWLLEMYRKYGFQEVGQADLGKGHLTIYMRKVLDQDLYHHWEKKHP
- a CDS encoding amino acid ABC transporter substrate-binding protein; amino-acid sequence: MTMKKIILPVLALSAAILVAGCDSQNSNEKVLRIGATGQSYPSSFKQDNKLVGFDVEVAETIANDLNYKVEWVTADFSGLMGQLEASKLDTIANVVAITPARQEKYNFSQPYSYYGSQIVTHKDNTSINTLDDLKGKTVAGVLGSNHVTNLKKAFADGSVTIRTYETRDGAMSDALAKRVEGYINSRPILLAEINKRNLPFKMVGEPLVIEQVGFPFHKDQKGDELRKKFDDELTKMRNDGRLKTLSVKYFGEDITAGK
- a CDS encoding amino acid ABC transporter permease, with amino-acid sequence MNIDLSYLLKVFPQVLMYLPTTLLLAVVSMLFAIVLGLMLALVRESRFVVVSKLVELYISLFRGIPSLVQLFIIYFGLPQLFPSLNGLSAMTAAIIGFSLKNSAYMAEIFRAALASVDFGQTEAGLSVGMSKVQIYRRIVLPQAMLNALPATGNTFISLIKDTSVAFALGVSELFAEGKMIAAESLRFFETFLVVGLIYWLLIVVYSWLQSQLEKKLSHSRQR
- a CDS encoding amino acid ABC transporter ATP-binding protein, whose translation is MISVKNLTKRFGEQVVLNNISLDIAKGEVVAIIGPSGSGKSTLLRCLNLLEKPESGVIVIGEQSLDTRRYTSKEEYALRRQTAMVFQNYNLFKNKTALENITEALIVVKKMPKKQADEIGLSLLELVGLLPQAHQYPVTLSGGQQQRVSIARALAVEPKAILFDEPTSALDPERVHEVLQVIQKLAGQNTTMVIVTHEMQFAKEVADRVIFMADGHIVEQGPAEQVISFSDNPQTRRFLRQLTTIQEPSEFDI